A genomic stretch from Abyssisolibacter fermentans includes:
- a CDS encoding nitroreductase family protein, which translates to MNKNYSNETMKLLYERASCRAFQNKEIPENVLNEIINAGLHAATGGNLQPYAIIKIVEDETKKRLVNDCDMQNLVANAPVNLLFCIDWRRIGRWAKACNAPFVATKSYRHFWIALQDTVICAQNICTAADAVGLGSVYIGTVESCFKELKSIFNLPEGVFPVVLVSLGYPIEYPAPANKLGIQAIVHEETYKDLDIDTLKELHDEKYNYKKFPLNQSNLSQIHEVASDIGGKKYADELLNNIETTGYINMAQRYFGLHYKANWSCVGNKDFVDTLLAYGFTWIKGEDFPVKNKE; encoded by the coding sequence ATGAATAAAAACTATTCGAATGAAACTATGAAATTGCTCTATGAACGTGCTAGTTGTAGAGCTTTTCAAAACAAAGAAATACCAGAGAATGTATTAAATGAAATTATTAACGCTGGATTACATGCAGCTACTGGTGGAAACTTGCAACCTTATGCTATTATTAAAATAGTGGAAGATGAAACAAAAAAACGTTTAGTCAATGACTGTGATATGCAAAATTTAGTTGCAAATGCTCCAGTAAATTTACTTTTCTGTATTGATTGGAGAAGAATTGGGCGCTGGGCAAAAGCTTGCAATGCTCCTTTTGTGGCTACAAAAAGTTACAGGCATTTTTGGATTGCCCTTCAAGATACAGTCATATGTGCTCAAAATATATGTACAGCTGCTGATGCAGTTGGATTAGGTTCAGTATATATAGGTACAGTTGAAAGCTGCTTCAAGGAATTAAAATCTATTTTCAATCTTCCTGAAGGAGTATTTCCAGTTGTACTAGTAAGTTTAGGGTACCCTATAGAATACCCTGCTCCTGCTAATAAACTTGGCATTCAAGCCATAGTTCATGAAGAAACTTATAAGGATTTAGATATTGATACACTTAAAGAATTACATGATGAAAAATATAATTATAAAAAATTCCCATTAAATCAATCTAATTTGTCTCAAATCCATGAAGTCGCTTCTGATATTGGTGGAAAAAAATATGCTGATGAACTGTTAAATAATATTGAAACAACTGGTTATATAAATATGGCTCAAAGATATTTTGGACTTCATTATAAAGCTAACTGGTCATGTGTTGGAAATAAAGATTTTGTTGACACTTTATTAGCTTATGGTTTTACGTGGATTAAGGGTGAAGATTTCCCAGTCAAAAATAAAGAATAG
- a CDS encoding GyrI-like domain-containing protein, which yields MGHYKNINESYNKLLNYINKSGMSIGNEAIEILLITSNIIVKHEEWRTQIQIPVKIKNRD from the coding sequence ATAGGACACTATAAAAATATTAATGAAAGTTATAATAAATTACTTAACTATATAAATAAAAGCGGAATGAGTATTGGAAACGAAGCTATAGAAATTTTATTAATAACTTCAAACATTATCGTTAAACATGAAGAGTGGAGAACACAAATTCAAATACCAGTTAAAATAAAGAATAGAGATTAG
- a CDS encoding RNA 2'-phosphotransferase encodes MKEQNIKLSKFISLILRHKPDVIGVELDQNGWCEVDDLLLKMNKKGKRITQSLLDEIVRTDSKGRYTYNSDGTKIRANQGHSIAVDVELQKEIPPKYLYHGTIQKYVTPILKEGIKKGQRQYVHLSTNIEVAQTVGKRRGIPVILKIEAGKMHLDGYEFYLSKNKIWLCDNVPSKYVSVM; translated from the coding sequence ATGAAAGAACAAAATATTAAATTAAGTAAATTTATTAGTTTGATTCTTCGTCATAAGCCAGATGTTATAGGTGTAGAATTAGACCAAAATGGTTGGTGTGAGGTTGATGACTTATTACTTAAAATGAACAAAAAAGGTAAAAGAATAACTCAGAGTCTGCTTGATGAGATAGTTAGGACTGATAGCAAAGGGAGATATACATATAATAGTGATGGCACTAAAATACGTGCAAATCAAGGACATTCTATAGCTGTAGATGTCGAGCTACAAAAAGAAATTCCACCTAAATACCTTTATCATGGTACGATACAAAAGTATGTAACACCTATACTAAAAGAAGGTATAAAAAAAGGACAAAGACAATATGTACATCTGAGTACAAATATAGAAGTAGCGCAGACAGTAGGAAAGAGGCGAGGTATACCAGTAATTCTAAAAATAGAAGCAGGCAAAATGCACTTAGATGGCTATGAATTTTATTTATCAAAGAATAAAATCTGGTTATGCGATAATGTTCCGAGTAAGTATGTTAGTGTGATGTAA
- a CDS encoding potassium channel family protein translates to MSAFKMIAGRIVQFLIVAFTVILLVAILFRGKDKSLIKRFIKFLRNVKEGYKYATGENEKISKVICIITLITYIIITLYILYVQIYNTNGDKIPLTIFATIIAAILLYYIVGIPLLIIKKIDDFIRTIEDTIIRKHLSVSFIILVWYSLFFVSAERYVTELWYLVLIGLAIAYLLNLRVILEIVLKPVALINKKINSGELKKSIILNIWIGAIIVLLIIIINLFLSVLVVYKAFPNEAYNHTNIATFDLFYYTLITFTTVGYGDIVPNMIITKILSVVISFTSVFCIVVFLGSLVSLNIEKEESL, encoded by the coding sequence ATGTCAGCATTCAAAATGATTGCAGGAAGAATAGTACAATTTTTAATTGTAGCATTTACTGTCATACTACTGGTAGCCATACTTTTTAGAGGCAAAGATAAAAGTTTAATAAAAAGGTTTATTAAATTCTTAAGAAATGTAAAAGAAGGATATAAATACGCAACAGGTGAGAATGAGAAAATATCTAAAGTTATTTGTATTATTACACTAATAACATATATAATTATCACATTATATATTTTGTATGTTCAAATATATAACACGAATGGAGATAAAATACCACTAACAATATTTGCAACGATAATCGCAGCGATTCTTTTATATTATATAGTTGGAATACCTCTACTGATAATAAAAAAGATCGATGATTTTATAAGAACAATAGAAGATACGATAATAAGAAAGCATTTATCAGTAAGTTTTATTATCCTAGTTTGGTATAGTTTATTTTTTGTTTCAGCTGAGAGATATGTAACGGAATTATGGTATTTGGTTTTAATAGGACTTGCAATAGCTTATTTGCTTAATTTAAGAGTGATATTAGAAATAGTTTTAAAGCCTGTAGCACTAATAAATAAGAAAATTAATAGCGGAGAATTAAAGAAAAGCATCATATTAAATATTTGGATAGGTGCAATAATTGTTCTATTGATTATAATAATAAATCTATTTCTTAGCGTACTAGTAGTATATAAAGCATTCCCAAATGAAGCTTATAATCATACAAATATTGCTACTTTTGACCTGTTCTATTATACATTAATAACTTTTACCACAGTAGGGTATGGAGATATTGTTCCTAATATGATTATTACTAAAATATTGAGTGTTGTAATATCTTTTACAAGCGTTTTTTGTATTGTAGTTTTTCTAGGTTCGTTAGTATCATTAAATATAGAAAAAGAAGAAAGCCTATAA
- a CDS encoding DUF3796 domain-containing protein produces MKKNHYKFMGFLGFLGFGGFQYFNNHNIATLSQFAFFGFFSYFWINKIGNEMTDERYIENSKNAKAFTLNIAIFEFIILFLIAPLNFVTKEILTVVSALCFASLILSYAITFYRFEKM; encoded by the coding sequence ATGAAAAAAAATCATTATAAATTTATGGGTTTCTTAGGGTTTTTAGGTTTTGGGGGCTTTCAGTATTTCAATAATCATAACATTGCTACTTTAAGTCAATTTGCGTTCTTTGGGTTTTTCTCATATTTTTGGATAAATAAAATTGGCAATGAAATGACTGATGAACGTTATATTGAGAATTCGAAAAATGCAAAAGCGTTTACTTTAAATATTGCTATTTTTGAATTTATAATTCTGTTTCTAATTGCTCCATTAAATTTTGTCACCAAAGAAATTTTAACTGTCGTCAGTGCTTTATGTTTTGCCTCATTGATTTTATCCTATGCAATTACATTTTATAGATTTGAGAAAATGTAG
- a CDS encoding helix-turn-helix transcriptional regulator, whose translation MAEFKCYLKKYRHLAEMTQEELANKVNVRRETIIRLEAAKYNPSLKLAIDISRIVKAPIEDIFVFD comes from the coding sequence ATGGCTGAATTTAAATGTTATTTAAAAAAATACCGTCACCTTGCTGAAATGACGCAAGAGGAATTAGCAAACAAAGTAAATGTAAGGCGAGAAACAATTATACGACTAGAAGCAGCAAAATATAATCCCTCCCTTAAACTAGCAATTGATATATCAAGGATAGTAAAAGCACCAATTGAAGATATTTTTGTTTTTGATTAA
- a CDS encoding NADAR domain-containing protein, giving the protein MEKRRYSIVLNGNFAKFLQNEKLMKFLMQTKNKVLVEASPYDNIWGIGMSAENEK; this is encoded by the coding sequence TTGGAAAAAAGACGATATTCAATTGTCCTAAATGGTAACTTCGCAAAGTTTCTTCAAAATGAGAAACTAATGAAATTCTTGATGCAAACGAAAAACAAAGTATTAGTTGAAGCAAGTCCATATGATAATATATGGGGAATAGGTATGTCAGCTGAAAATGAAAAATAA